Proteins found in one Amycolatopsis aidingensis genomic segment:
- a CDS encoding DUF6923 family protein produces the protein MTAARPRHRHRGPALLATVLLVLLLGPPVLPARAAPGCAILRVHAGSVHGPSTLSRVELPAGTATRIRRFGYEVNAIGYSPAQGRGYGIATQERHGYRPGSWHRRGQVVSFDLEGTVREHGPLRHSGRRPPWVSIRQATAGAISGTRWYVKWGSSLQVVDIDPDSPSFLHVLRSTALRPASVAGAVHDFDLDPADGALYGVSTRPKGRAAVVRIDPGSGAVRRLPGPHLPRASAYGAATLGPDDALYVTADVARQRSRLYRVPRDGSAATELSAGSPVVSSDATGCLPVVRPPAPPTPAPPPPVPPSPVPPSPAPPAPTSTTPAAPEPVVPPATTPEPEGTTPPPARPVPPRSPARPPVSEPAPTGWSPPRAQQAAEQRADATERKRRWSLAVLVVIIAGSAAARHVGRR, from the coding sequence ATGACGGCTGCCCGGCCTCGCCACCGGCACCGCGGCCCTGCGCTGCTGGCCACCGTCCTGCTGGTACTCCTGCTCGGCCCGCCGGTGCTCCCGGCCCGGGCCGCGCCGGGCTGTGCCATCCTGCGGGTGCACGCTGGCTCGGTGCACGGTCCGTCCACATTAAGCCGGGTGGAACTGCCCGCGGGCACCGCGACCCGGATCCGGCGGTTCGGGTACGAGGTGAACGCGATCGGGTACTCCCCGGCGCAGGGCCGTGGCTACGGCATCGCGACGCAGGAACGGCACGGGTACCGCCCCGGCTCCTGGCACCGGCGGGGGCAGGTGGTGAGCTTCGATCTCGAGGGCACCGTGCGGGAGCACGGGCCGCTGCGGCATTCCGGGCGCAGGCCGCCGTGGGTCTCGATCCGGCAGGCCACCGCCGGCGCGATCTCCGGCACCCGCTGGTATGTCAAGTGGGGCAGCAGCCTGCAGGTGGTGGACATCGACCCGGACAGCCCCTCGTTCCTGCATGTGCTGCGCAGCACCGCGCTACGCCCGGCCTCGGTCGCCGGCGCGGTGCACGACTTCGACCTGGACCCGGCCGACGGCGCCCTGTACGGGGTGTCGACCAGGCCGAAGGGCCGGGCGGCCGTGGTACGCATCGATCCGGGCAGCGGTGCGGTCCGGCGGCTGCCCGGCCCGCACCTGCCGCGGGCGAGCGCCTACGGGGCGGCCACCCTCGGACCGGACGACGCGCTCTACGTCACCGCCGACGTGGCCCGGCAGCGCAGCCGGTTGTACCGGGTGCCGCGGGATGGTTCGGCGGCGACCGAGTTGTCCGCCGGATCGCCGGTGGTCAGCTCGGACGCCACCGGCTGCCTGCCCGTGGTGCGGCCGCCCGCGCCACCGACCCCGGCTCCCCCACCGCCGGTACCCCCGTCACCCGTACCGCCGTCACCCGCGCCACCGGCGCCAACCAGCACCACCCCGGCCGCGCCGGAACCGGTGGTCCCGCCCGCGACCACTCCGGAACCGGAGGGAACCACCCCGCCACCGGCGCGGCCGGTGCCCCCGCGATCGCCCGCGCGCCCCCCGGTGAGCGAACCCGCGCCGACCGGCTGGTCACCGCCGCGCGCACAGCAGGCCGCCGAGCAGCGTGCCGACGCCACCGAGCGCAAGCGCCGCTGGAGCCTCGCCGTACTGGTCGTGATCATCGCCGGAAGCGCAGCGGCCCGGCACGTCGGCCGCCGCTGA
- a CDS encoding DUF397 domain-containing protein encodes MDTHERWRTSSRSGNANECVELAVGVTRTRTRDTKNRDGGTLTLTDRTYRAFLTTVKDGRTAG; translated from the coding sequence ATGGACACGCACGAGAGGTGGCGCACGAGTAGCCGCAGCGGTAACGCGAATGAGTGCGTCGAGCTGGCGGTCGGCGTCACGCGGACCAGGACTCGCGACACCAAGAACCGGGACGGCGGAACGTTGACCCTGACCGACCGAACCTACCGGGCCTTCCTCACCACGGTGAAGGACGGCCGGACGGCGGGCTGA